A stretch of the Rhinoderma darwinii isolate aRhiDar2 chromosome 3, aRhiDar2.hap1, whole genome shotgun sequence genome encodes the following:
- the CAV2 gene encoding caveolin-2, translating into MGLEKEKADARIFMDEDEFNRSSVPMLTEKTYESQPDRDPHNLNGHLKLSFEDVIAEPDTTHSFDKVWICSTALYEISKYLIYKVLTVLLAIPLAFVIGLLFAILSCLHIWVVMPFVRTCLMVLPSVQAIWKGITDSFVAPLFASMGRCFSSVRVQVD; encoded by the exons ATGGGGTTAGAGAAGGAGAAAGCCGACGCACGTATCTTCATGGACGAGGATGAGTTCAACCGCTCATCTGTCCCGATGCTCACTGAGAAAACCTATGAAAGTCAACCGGACCGGGACCCGCACAACCTGAACGGCCACCTGAAG TTGTCCTTTGAGGATGTGATCGCAGAGCCTGATACCACTCACAGCTTTGATAAAGTTTGGATCTGCAGCACTGCCCTGTATGAGATCAGTAAATACCTCATCTACAAGGTGCTCACTGTGCTCCTCGCCATCCCGCTGGCCTTCGTCATTGGACTACTCTTCGCCATCCTCAGCTGCCTGCACATCTG GGTCGTGATGCCATTCGTGAGAACCTGTCTAATGGTGTTACCATCTGTACAAGCAATATGGAAGGGTATCACAGACAGCTTTGTCGCTCCGCTCTTTGCAAGTATGGGACGCTGCTTTTCATCAGTCCGCGTGCAAGTAGATTAG